Sequence from the Piscinibacter sp. HJYY11 genome:
TCAGAGCCGCGCGAGCAGCAGCTCGGCGGCGCGGGCCGGGTCGTCGGCGTCGGTGACGAGGCACAGGTCCAGCCCATCGCGGCGCTCGCGCACCGCGATGCCTTCGGGCTTCTGGTGCGTGTTGTGCAAGCTGGCCAGCCGGTGCAGCGCCGTGAGCTCGCCGGCCGCGTTCACCACGCCGACGGCACCGCCGGCGCACGCACCGTCGGCGTAGCTGTCCTGCGTGTCTTCGGCCGCGGCGCAGAAGACCCAGCCGCCGCCCGACAAGGCCGCACCGTCGGTGAAGCCGAGCGGCACGCCGTCGAGCGCCCCCAGCGCAAGGTGCGTGATCTCCGGCGCCGGCCCGATGCCGCCACGCCCGCCGATCGCCGCCACGAGTTGCGCCCGCTGCAGGCGCAGCACCGCGTTGTCGGCCCCGCCTTGCCCGCCGCGGTGCAGCAGCACCAGCTCGTCGCCTTGCAGGAAGGCGCCTTCGATGTTGATCTCGCCGAGCGCGCTGCGCAGCGGCTGGTAGAGCGCGGTCAACGAGAAGCGGCACAGGTCCTTCGTCGGCCGGCCCTGGCCATCGAGCACGAGGGCCACGCCGGTGTCGCGCTGCGGCGTGGAGCCCGAGCCGAGCGCGACCAGTGCCTGCGCGCCGTGCGTGGGGTAGCCCTCGAGCAGCAGCAGCGCTTCGAAGTCGGCCTTGCGGCGCTTTCGCTCCACCGCGTCGGGCGGCAGGTCGCCGTGCAGCAGGCGGTGCAGGGTGCCGGGGCGCTGGGCGTCGTCGAACACGGCGAGGTGATGCTCGTCGTCGCACACCACATAGGCGCGGCCGTGCGCGCAGACGAGCCCGCTCGCGGCCGACACATGGTCGAGCCCGCGCGGGTGCTGCCGCGGCCGGACGGTGAGGGGGCGCAGGGTCTGCGCGAGCAGGGTGGCCGAAGCCACCCCGGCCGGGGCACCGGTCAGGCGCCCACCGGCTTGAAGTAGCGGGCTTCCAGCGTCTTGGCGTTGGTGAGGTGCAGCCGCACCATCAGGCGCTCCATCCAGGTCAGCGGCTGGATGCGCCCATCGGGCATCGCCAGCACGGGGCCGAGGATGGGTTCGTCTTCAATCCGGGACTCCTGGTACTCGCGGGCTGGGGTCGCGTCGCTCATGAGGCCTCCTCTGGGGGATGAAAGCGGGCACGAGGCGTGCCTGTAACGGTTTGTAGTCTACGTGGGGCATTTCACGGCCGGAAGGGGGTCCGGCCCCTGGGTAACCCTGGCCTTCGCCTTGATACACACTCGGGGCATGACCGCGTCCGCACTTGCCCATCTGCCGCCCAGCGGCCCGACCGAATTGCTGTTCCTGCTGTTCCACGGCGTGGGGGAGGACGCCTCGAAGATGACGCCGCTCGCCCAGCGGCTTGCCGCCGAGTACCCGCAGGCGGCGGTGATCTGCCTCAACGCACCCGACCCCTTCGAAGGCGAGGGCGGCCAGGGCTGGCAGTGGTTCTCGCCGGCGGGGCTGACCGAAGCCTCGCGCGTCGAGCGGGTGGCGGCGGCCTTGCCGCGTTTCATCGCCGTCGTGCGTGCGGTGCAGCAGCAGTTCCACATGGGCTGGGAGCGCACCGCACTCGCCGGTTTCTCGCAGGGCGCGGTGATGTCGCTCGAAGCGGTGCAGGCCGAGCCGCAACTCGCCGGCCGCGTGCTCGCCTTCGCCGGCCGCCATGCCACGCCGCCCGCCCACGCGCCGGTCGACACCACGGTGCACCTCTTCCACGGCATGACCGACCGTGTGATCCCGCCCGGCCCGGCCATCGACTCGGCCGAGCGACTGGTCGCGCTCGGGGGCGATGTGACCGCCGACGTGCTGCCGCACATCGGCCACGAGCTGCACCCGGCGCTGATGGACAAGGCCATCGAGCAGCTGCGCACCTTCCTGCCGAAGAAGGTGTGGCGCGAGGCGATGAGCGATGCGCCGGTGATTTCAGGCAGCGCGTCGAGCCGGGACCTCGGGCACTAGTCCAGCGACACCTCGGCGCGCACCGCGCCCGCGCGGTCGGCCTGCGCACTCAGCGCGAGGCGCGTGCCTTTCGGTGCCCGCACCACCCATTCGCCCACGGCCCGATCCCCGGTCACCTCGCGGTGCGGCAGGAAGGCCTGCAGCGAGTTCGGCGGCGCATGGCCTTCGAGCTGCGGGCCGTCGATGCGCTCCTGCCCGCTGACGAGCGACACCGTCGGGTCGCCGGCCGGCAGGTGGATCTCGAACACCACGCCGCGCACCACCTTGCGCTCGAGCGCGCGCTTGGTCACGTAGGCCGGCAGCCAGCCGCTGTTGCCAACGGCAAAGCGCACGCGCCAGGTATCCGGCCCGAGCGCGCGCACTTCGGTGCGCAGCACTTCGAGCCGGGGCAGCGAGAGCGCGACCTGCGTCATCCACTTCGGGAAGCGCGCCACCTCGCGCTCGCGCAGGTGCGGCGGCGGGTTGCGCCAGTAGTTCATCTTGTCCCAGCCGCCGATCTCGACCGCGCCGAGCTGCGGGTGCAGGAAGGGTTTCCAGTCGACGTGCGCGAGCCCACCGCACTGCTCGTCGCTCCACTTCAGCAGCTTCAAGTCGTCTTCCACCGGGTGCTCGCGGTACCAGTCGATCCACTTGTACTCGGTGATGCCGGCCTCGCGATTCGGCGCCCACAGCTCCACCACCCAGAAGAGCGCGCCCAGGTGCTCGTAGACCCAGTCCTGCGTGCCGGTGATGACTTCCTTCGGGTGGTACTTGAAGTCGTGCCAGATGCTGACCGCGGGGTAGCCGGTGAGCTTCTCGCCCAGGGCGCTGAAGCGCTTGTACGACCACAGGTCTTCCGGCGTCATGTCGTCGTCGCCGTGCGTGCCCGGCGGGCGCAGGATCACGCCGCTGTGCGTGTGGTAGCTGATGCCGGCACCGATGTTGGGGTGCTTCAGGATGAAGTCCACCATCGCCCGCACCTCGGGCTCACTCGTCGGGTAGGGGCCGGCGCCCACCTGCTCGTGCTCCTGCCGCCAGCCGGCGGGGAAGTTGCGGTTGAGGTCGAGACCCTCGAGGTCCTTGTTGACCCTGATCGTGAGGCCGTCGTAGTTCTTCACGAAGCCTTCGGGCATCAGCCGGTAGTACTCGCCGCCGAACTCGCCGGGCTCGCGCGGCACCATCAGCCGCGGGTCCTGCGCGCATTTCTTGTAGGGGCCGTGCGGGTCGCGCTGGCGCATGAAGAGGATGCGGCCGTCGCCGTCGACGTCTTCCATCGTCAGGCCGTCGACGGGCTCCTCCTCGAAGGGGTAGCGGCGGGTGGACGAGCGGATGTGTCGCGGCCGCTCGGCCAGCGCGAGCTCCGCGCCGTCGGGGTTGAGGCGCGGGCAGAGGTAGACCACGCGCGTGTCGAGCAGGTGCGCGATGTCGCGGTCGGTGTCGAAGCCCTGCACCAGCTGCTGCAGGTAGTACAGCACCGCGGTGCTGGCGGTGAGCTCGGCCGCGTGGATGTTGCCGTCGACCCAGAAGCCGGGCTTGTCGGCCGCGTCGCCGGTGTGCTGGTTGGTGACGGTCGCCACCCAGATGTCTCGGCCCTCGTGGCTCTTGCCGATGGAGTCGATGCGCACGAGCGCCGGGTAGGCGGTGGCGTAGTCAAACAGCAGCTGCGTCAGCGCGTCGTAGGGGTAGAAGGTGTCGAAGCGTTGGGCGGGCGGCTGGGGCATGGCGCGAGGGTAGCGGCGACGAGACCCCCATCTTGCCGCAGGGCCTTGACATAGAGTGCACTCTAGATCGCCCAATGCGGAGCTCCCCCTCACCTCACCAGGAGCTGACCATGAGCACCACCACCCTCACTGCCGAGAACACCCGCGTCGCCCGCCGCTTCATTGAGTGCTTCAACGCGAACGACATCGCAGGCGCACTCGACCTCTTCGCGCCCGACATCTGCTACCGGCTGATGGGCAAGCCCGACCGCCTGCCGAGCTCAGGCCCGAAGGACAAGGCGCAGATCGCCGAAGTCTTCGAGCGCATGAACTCGCGGCTGAACGGCGGCCTGCGCATGTGGGTCAAGAACACCATCGCCGAACGTGACCAGGTGGCGATGGAAGTGGAGTCGCGCGGCGAGCTGAAGAACGGCCGCATCTACAACAACGAGTACCACATGCTCGTCACGCTGCGCGACGGCAAGATCGTCGACCTGAAGGAGTACTACGACTCCTTCCACGTGTGGGACACCTGGTTCCGCCGCGACGAGCCCACTCCCGAGACGAGCAGCTGATGCCCCGCAAGCCCGGCACCCTGAAGATCGGCGAGCTGTCTCGCCGCACTCTGCGCAGCGTGCACACCATCCGGTGGTACGAGGCGCAGGGCTTGATGCCGGGCGTGCAGCGCGACAGCGCCGGCCGGCGGCTCTACCAGGAAGAACACGTGGCCTGGCTCGACCTGATGGAGCGCCTGCGCCTGACCGGCATGACGATCAGCGAGATGCGGCGCTACGCCACGCTCGTGAAGCAGGGCAAGGCCACCATCGCCGACCGGCATGCGCTCTTCGCGGCGCACCGCGAGCGTGTGCTCGCGACCATCGAAGACTGGAAGATCGGCCTCGCCCTGCTCGACCGCAAGCTCGACTACTACGGCGAGTGGCTGTCGACCGGCCGACGGCCGACGGTCGGCCCCTACGAAGTCACGCCACCGGCGCGCCGTCCACGAACACTCGCAGCTCGCCCGGCGCGAACGGCTGCCAGGTCTCGTCCGCGGTGAGCGGCTCCGTCACGACGACGGCCACGCGGTCGTGCGGCGTGGTGACGGCGGCGAAGTCGACGCTCATGTCCTCGTCCTGCAGGCGCGCGGCGCGAAACGGGTGCTGGCGCACGATGTAGTGCAGGTGCGTCGAGCAGTGCGCCCACAGCGCCTGGCCGTTGCTCAGCATGAAGTTGAAGGTGCCGTGCGCGGCGATGCGCGGCACCAGCTCGGAGAGCGTGTGCGTGAGCTCGGTGATGGTCGGCACGCCGGCGTGTGCTTTTGCAAGCTCCTGCATCAGCCAACAGAAGGCGCGCTCGCTGTCGGTGTCGCCCACCGGGCGGAAGGCACCATGCAGCGTGGGCGCATAGGCCTTCAGGTCGCCGTTGTGCGCGAAGGCCCAGTAGCGGCCCCACAGCTCGCGCTGGAAGGGGTGGGTGTTCTGCAGCGTCACCCGGCCCTGCGTGGCCTTGCGGATGTGCGCGATGACGTTGGCACTGTGGATCGGGTAGCGCCGCACCATCTCGGCCACCGGCGACGACTCGGCGCTCTGCGCGTCGACGAAGAGGCGCACGCCGGCGTCTTCGAAGAAGGCGATGCCGAAGCCGTCCTTGTGCTCCTCGGCCCGCTTCGAGAAGCCGGTGAAGCTGAACATCAGGTCGGTCGGGGTGTTCGCGTTCATGCCCAACAGCTGGCACATCGTCGGTTACTCCGTGAACAGTCGGAACACACCCTTGGCGCTCAAGAGCTGCGCCGGGTTGCTGGTCTCTTCGAGCACGCCGGCCATGCGCCGCACCAGGCGCTCGCTCTTGCGGGCGCGCCAGATCAGCAGGTCGACGAGCCACGGGTGGGCGTTGACGCGGTTGGCGCGCTCGTAGAGCTGGAAGCGCGGCTTGAGCGTGTGCAGGCTCTGCTCGTAGCTGAGGCGCACCTCGGCGTCGGAGCGCTTCGAGAGGAGCGCTTCCGCTGCGAGCAGGCCGGTCTCGAGCGCCTTGCCGATGCCTTCACCGGTGAAGGCATAGGTGCTGCCCGCGGCCTCGCCCGTCACCAGAAGGCCCGGGCGGCTGTGGCGCGCACCGTCGAGCGTGCAGCGCAGCGGCGCGCCTTTCAGCGGGCCCAGCAGCTCGCCGCCGGCCGTCAGCTCGCGGGCCGGTGCGTAGAACTCGCAGAAGCCCTCGAACAGGCGCTTCAGGTTCACGTCTTCCTTCGCATGGCCGAAGACGCCCACGCCGATGTTGAACACGCCCTCGCCACACGGGAAGATCCAGCCGTAGCCCGGGCGCAACTTGCGGTGCCACACCACTTCGAGCGCCTTGATGCGGCCGGCCTGCGCCTCGTTCTTCACATAACCCCGCAGCGCCACGGCAGATGGCCCCTGGCGCTCGCACAGGCCGGCGGCCAGCAGCGCCTGCGGCACCGCGCCGGTGGCGAGCACCACCCACTCGGCGTAGACCTCGCGCGTCTCGTCGCCCTGCGAGAGCGACGCGCCGCAGACACGCCCGGCGGTGTCGGTGAGCGGCGCGTCGAAATGCACCGGCGCAAACATGCGCGCGCCGGCCCGCACGGCGTTGCGGCAGACGATGTCGTCGAGCTCTCGCCGCGGCAGCACCGCCAGGCGGCCCGGCACGTCGACACGGCCGCCGCGCGGCGCGATGCAGCCCACGTGGGTGGCGCGTTGCGCACGCGCCATCACTTCCTCCAGCACGCCCAGGCGCGCGAGTGCGGCGTGGGCATCGGGGATCAGCCCGTCGCCGCACACCTTCTCGCGCGGGAAGCTGCGCTGGTCGACCAGCACCACGTCGTTGCCGGCGCGCGCGAGGGCTGTCGCGGCCGCACTGCCGGCGGGGCCGGCGCCCACCACCAGCACGTCGCAGCGCGATGGAAGTTGGGCCAGGGTCAGGTTCATCCGGTAAGCATAGCGGCCCGCCCGTTGCGCGCTGCGCACCGGCCTTGTGGCAGGCTGGCGCAGCCGGCCCGCAAGGCGATGCCGCAAGTGGCTTCATGTTGCGGGAAAACACCTTGTTGTGACGGGTTGGCGATCTCCTGATGATCCTTCGGCAACCTGCGGCCTCGACGCAGGAGACGATGGTGGCGCAGCACCGACCACCGCAGACACAGGAGACCTCCCGCATGAAGAAGCACTGGATCGCCATGTTCGCCATGGTGCTGGGCGCGGGCGTGCCGCTCGCCGCGCACGCGCAGGCCAAGGGCTCGGAAGAGCACATCCGCGCCGTCACCTCGCGCATCGACGGCCGCGCCATCGCCCAGAACACCACCACCCGCGACTGGCCGAGCTACGGCCTCGACTACGCCGAGACACGCTTCTCCAGGCTCGAGCAGATCAACGAGAAGAACGTCAAGGAGCTCGGCCTCGTCTGGAGCTACAACCTCGAATCGACGCGCGGCGTGGAAGCGACGCCACTGGTGGTCGACGGCATCATGTACGTCACCGCCTCGTGGAGCGTGGTGCACGCCGTCGACGTGCGCACCGGCAAGCGCATCTGGACGTACGACCCGAAGGTGCCGCGCGACGTGGGCGTGAAGGGCTGCTGCGACGTGGTCAACCGCGGCGTGGCGCTCTACAAGGGCCGTGTCTACGTCGGCTCGTTCGACGCGCGACTGATCGCACTGGACGCCGCCACCGGCAAGGTCGTGTGGGAGAAAGACACCTCCATCGACCGCAAGCGCCCGTACACCATCACCGGCGCGCCACGCGTGTTCAAGGGCATGGTGATCATCGGCAACGGCGGCGCCGAGTACGGCGTGCGCGGCTACATCACCGCCTACGACGCCGAAACCGGCGCCGAGAAGTGGCGCTTCTTCACCGTGCCGGGCGACCCGGCCAAGCCGTACGAGAGCGAAGCGCTCGCGCGCGCCGCCAAGACCTGGGACCCGAGCAACAAGTACTGGGAAGCCGGCGGCGGCGGCACGGTGTGGGACAGCATCACCTTCGACCCGCAGCTCAACCTGCTCTACATCGGCACCGGCAACGGCTCGCCATGGTCGCGCGCCAAGCGCAGCCCGGGCGGCGGCGACAACCTCTTCCTCGCCTCCATCGTCGCGATCAACCCCGACACCGGCCAGTACGTCTGGCACTACCAGGAGACCCCGGGCGACAACTGGGACTACACCTCCACGCAGCCGATGATCCTGGCCGACATCAAGGTCGCCGGCAAGCCGCGCAAGGTGATCCTGCACGCACCGAAGAACGGCTTCTTCTTCGTCATCGACCGCACCAACGGCAAGTTCATCAGCGCGAAGAACTTCGTCGACGTGAACTGGGCCACCGGCTACGACGACAAGGGCTTCCCCATCGAGACCGCGATCGCCCGCAGCCCCGACAAGGGCTACGACAGCATCCCCGGGCCGCTGGGCGCCCACAACTGGCACCCGATGTCGTACAGCCCGAAGACGGGCCTCGTCTACCTGCCGGCGCAGAACATCCCGCTGACGCTGATGGACAACAAGAACTACAAGTTCAACGAGATGACGCTCGGCGTGCCCGGCTCCAACCAGGGCTGGAACACCGCGATGTTCATCGGCGCGGTGCCCGCCACCAGCAAGCCCTTCGGCCGCCTGCTCGCGTGGGACCCGGTCAAGCAGAAGGAAGCCTGGCGCCACGAGCATGTGTCGCCGTGGAACGGCGGCACGCTGGTGACCGCCGGCAACCTCGTCTTCCAGGGCACGGCCGAAGGCCGCTTCATCGCCTTCAACGCCAAGACCGGCGAGAAGCTGTGGGAAACGCCCACCGGCACCGGCGTGATCGCCGCACCCAACACCTACATGGTCGACGGCAAGCAGTACGTGTCGATCGCGGTGGGCTGGGGCGGCTCGTACGGCCTCGCGCAACGCGCAAGCGACAAGATCGGCCCGGGCACCGTCTACACCTTCGCGGTGGGCGGCAAGGCGCCGCTGCCCGAAGTGGCGCAGGTCAAGCTCAACGCGCTGCTGCAGGGTGTGGCCTACGAGCCCAAGCACGTGCCCGAAGGCCAGGGCCTGTACGTCGCGAGCTGCGTGCTGTGCCACGGCGTGCCGGGGGTCGACCGCGGCGGCAACATCCCCAACCTCGGCTACTCGCACCCCGACGTGATCAACAACCTCGAGGCCTGGGTGTTCGGCGGCGCCGCCAAGGACAAGGGCATGCCCGACTTCACCGGCAAGCTGAAGCCGGAAGACATCCCCAAGCTGAAGGCCTTCATCCAGGGCGTGCCGGATTCGATCCGCCCCAAGAAGTAGCCGCACCGCGCACACCTCACACGGCCGGCTCTGCCGGCCGTTTTCTTTTGGCGCCCGCGCGGCGGCGCTAGCACAGCAGCCGCCCGCCGGCTTGTACGAAAAGGGGGCTCACAAGCACCAATCGCACGAGCCAGGGGCTTGCACGAGCATCGCCTCCCCGCTGCGCCCGCCAGCATGTCGAAGGAGCCCGCCGTGAGCACATCCCAGTTCTTCCCGGCCCTGAAGCGCGCCATCGCCTGCACCGGCGTCGCGCTGGGCCTGCTGTGCGCCGCCGGCAGTGCGCACGCGCAGCTCGCCACAGGCAAGCCCAAGTTCCTCGGCAACATCATCGCGGGCAGCGTGCCGCAGAGCTTCAACACCTACTGGAACCAGGTCACGCCCGAGAACTCGGGCAAGTGGGGCTCGGTCGAGGCCCAGCGCAACCAGATGAACTGGGGCCCGCTCGACACCGCCTACAACTACGCGCGCGCCAACGGCTTCCCGTTCAAGCAGCACACCTTCGTGTGGGGCGCGCAGGAGCCCGGCTGGATCGGCTCGCTCGGCGCCTCGCAGCAGGCCTACGAGGTCGAGGAGTTCATGCGCCTGTACTGCCAGCGCTACCCGCAGACGCAGTACATCGACGTGGTCAACGAGCCCATCAGCCAACCCGCGAGCTACCGCAACGCCCTGGGCGGCGCCGGTTCGACCGGATGGGACTGGATCGTCTGGTCGTTCCAGAAGGCGCGCCAGCACTGCCCCACCGCCAAGCTGCTGCTCAACGAATACGGGATCATCAACGACGCCACCAAGCTCAACCGCTACAAGGGCATCGTCAACATCCTGAAGGCGCGTGGGCTGATCGACGGCGTGGGCATCCAGGCGCACTACTTCAGCATGGACAACCTCAGCGCCGCCACGATGAAGGCCAACCTCGACTCGCTGGCGCAGGCGGGCGTGCCCATCTTCGTGTCGGAGCTCGACATGACCGGCGACGACTCGACGCAACTCGCGCGCTACCAGCGTCTCTTCCCCGGCCTGTGGACGCACCCCGGCGTGGCGCACGTGACGCTGTGGGGCTACATCGAAGGCCAGACCTGGGTCGCCAACTCGCACCTCGTGCGCCGCGACGGCAGCGAGCGCCCTGCGATGGCCTGGCTGAAGAACTACGTGCGCACCACGCAGATCGGCGGCGGTGGCGACGGCGGCACGAGCAAGGCCATCGTCGTGCGCGCCCGCGGCACGACCGGCCAGGAAAGCGTGACCCTGCGCATCGGCGGCACCGCGGTGCGCACCTGGACGCTGAGCACGACCATGACCAGCTACACCATCAACACCACGCTGTCGGGCGGCTCGACCCTCGAGTTCACCAACGACGCGACCGGCCGGGACGTGCAGGTCGACTACCTGAGCGTCAACGGCAGCGTGCGCCAGGCCGAGGCACAGACCTACAACACCGGCGTCTACCAGAACGGCGCATGTGGCGGCGGCAGCGGGCGCAGCGAATGGCTGCACTGCAACGGCGCCATCGGCTTCGGCGCGCTGTGACCCCGCTCGCTGAGAAGGACGCCTCATGAACAACACCCTCACCCTGCGCACGCGCCGCCTGATCTCGGCACTGGTCTTCGCTGCCGGCGCGGCGCTGCTGCTGGGCCCACGCACGGCCGATGCCGCCATCAGCATCGACACCAACGCGTGGTACGTGCTCGTCAACGCCAACAGCGGCAAGGCCCTCGACCTCTACAACTGGGTGACCGCCGACGGCGCCGAATTCCGCCAGTGGACGCGCGCCGATGGCAACAACCAGCAGTTCCAGTTCGTGAGTTCCGGCAACGGCTACTACCGGCTGCGCAACCGCCACTCCGGCAAGGTGGTCGGCGTGGCGAACGCGTCGACCGCCAACGGCGGCGCGATCAACCAGTACACCGACCAGAACGCCCCCAGCCAGCAGTTCCGCCTGGCCGGCAGCGACAACGGCGCGGTGCGCTTCATCAACGCCAACTCGGGCAAGGCGCTCGATGTCGTCGGAGGTTCCACGGCCGATGGGGGCGACATCCAGCAATACACCGACTGGGCCGGCAGCAACCAGACCTGGGCGCTCGTGCCCGTGACCACCACCACGCCGCCGCCCGGTGGCACGGTGCGGCTGCCCACCAGCTTCCGCTGGACCTCGAGCGCGCCGCTGATGGTGGCCAAGCCGTCGGCGCAGTTTCCCGAGGTGGCCATCAAGGACCCGACCGTCGTCTACCACGGTGGCCGCTGGCATGTGTTCTCGACGCAGGCCAAGGGCAACGGCTGGGGGCTCGAATACCGCTCGTTCACCGACTGGGCCAACGCCGGCTCGGCCAACCCCTACTTCCTGGACTCGACCCGCATCGGCGCGGGCTACCGCGCGGCGCCGTTCATCTTCTTCCACACGCCGTCGCAGCTCTGGTACCTGGTGTTCCAGAACGGCAATGCCGCCTACTCCACCAACCCTGACATCAACAACCCGGGCGGCTGGAGCGCGGTGCGCACCTTCTACAGCAGCGTGCCGAGCAACATCCAGGCGGACATCCGCGCCGGCGCCAACTGGCTCGACTTCGCGGTGGCCTGCGACACGGTCAACTGCCACCTCTTCTCGGCCGGCGACAACGGCAAGATTTACCGATCGCAGACCACGCTTGCCAACTTCCCCAACGGCTTCGGTGCCACCGTGGTCACGCTGCAGGACGCCAACCGCAACAACCTCTTCGAGGCCCCGCAGGTCTACAAGGTGCGCGAGACGGGGCAGTACCTGATGATCGTCGAGGCCATCGGCAGCAGCGGGCGCTATTTCCGCTCGTTCACCTCCAGCAGCCTGAGCGGCCCGTGGACGGCGATGGCCACCGCCACCGAGAGCAACCCCTTCGCCGGCGATGCCAATGTCAGCTTCCCCACCGGCAAGTGGAGCCAGGGCATCAGCCACGGCGAGATCCTGCGCACCGGCTTCGACCAGAACCTGGAGATCAGCGCCTGCAACATGCGCTTCCTCTACCAGGGCCTCACGCCGGGCGCGAGCGGCAGCTACGACCGGCTGCCCTACCGGCTGGGCCTGCTGACGCAGACCAACTCGCCCTGCTGAGCCACCACCGACCCCGGAAATGACGCAGGCGCTCCAAGGAGCGCCTGCGGGTCCGGCTGCGAAGCCGAAGACTATGTTCGGGGAGACGCCCCGGACCAAGAGGATGTAGACACGATCACCTCCTTTCGCAGTTGATGGAAGCCCAAGGGTAAGCGCTGCGCAGCGCTTGTGGGCTTTTTCTTTGTGACGGAGTTTCGAAGGCGCTACGGCGTTTCGATGGCCAGCCGGGTCTGGCGGCAGACGTTCTCTCCGGTGATCGTGAGCCTCAACGCACCTCCCCACCATTCGAGCCAGTTCAAGGCGACGTAGTCGTCGATGGCGTCGAGAGCAATGTCGCTCGCCCGGCGACGATGGAGCGCATCGGCTGTCGATTGCAGGCCCTCGCGCAGGGTGGCGCGTCGCTCGGTGGTGATGCTGTTCTTCGGCATGGTGGCTTTCGAAGTGGGCGGGTGCGCTTGATAGTAGTCGCGAAGCTGCGCACTGCACGTGACATGTTGGAAGGAGGGTGATGCCCCGGGCGTCGTCGTCGTGCTGGCGGATGCGCCTTA
This genomic interval carries:
- a CDS encoding endo-1,4-beta-xylanase, producing the protein MSTSQFFPALKRAIACTGVALGLLCAAGSAHAQLATGKPKFLGNIIAGSVPQSFNTYWNQVTPENSGKWGSVEAQRNQMNWGPLDTAYNYARANGFPFKQHTFVWGAQEPGWIGSLGASQQAYEVEEFMRLYCQRYPQTQYIDVVNEPISQPASYRNALGGAGSTGWDWIVWSFQKARQHCPTAKLLLNEYGIINDATKLNRYKGIVNILKARGLIDGVGIQAHYFSMDNLSAATMKANLDSLAQAGVPIFVSELDMTGDDSTQLARYQRLFPGLWTHPGVAHVTLWGYIEGQTWVANSHLVRRDGSERPAMAWLKNYVRTTQIGGGGDGGTSKAIVVRARGTTGQESVTLRIGGTAVRTWTLSTTMTSYTINTTLSGGSTLEFTNDATGRDVQVDYLSVNGSVRQAEAQTYNTGVYQNGACGGGSGRSEWLHCNGAIGFGAL
- a CDS encoding non-reducing end alpha-L-arabinofuranosidase family hydrolase; this encodes MNNTLTLRTRRLISALVFAAGAALLLGPRTADAAISIDTNAWYVLVNANSGKALDLYNWVTADGAEFRQWTRADGNNQQFQFVSSGNGYYRLRNRHSGKVVGVANASTANGGAINQYTDQNAPSQQFRLAGSDNGAVRFINANSGKALDVVGGSTADGGDIQQYTDWAGSNQTWALVPVTTTTPPPGGTVRLPTSFRWTSSAPLMVAKPSAQFPEVAIKDPTVVYHGGRWHVFSTQAKGNGWGLEYRSFTDWANAGSANPYFLDSTRIGAGYRAAPFIFFHTPSQLWYLVFQNGNAAYSTNPDINNPGGWSAVRTFYSSVPSNIQADIRAGANWLDFAVACDTVNCHLFSAGDNGKIYRSQTTLANFPNGFGATVVTLQDANRNNLFEAPQVYKVRETGQYLMIVEAIGSSGRYFRSFTSSSLSGPWTAMATATESNPFAGDANVSFPTGKWSQGISHGEILRTGFDQNLEISACNMRFLYQGLTPGASGSYDRLPYRLGLLTQTNSPC